A window of Acinetobacter sp. TR3 contains these coding sequences:
- a CDS encoding efflux RND transporter permease subunit gives MKFNLSEWALKNKGIVLYFMLLLGIVGIMSYSKLSQSEDPPFTFKVMVVQTYWPGATAKEVSTLVTDRIEKELMTTGQYDRIMAYSRPGESLVTFVAKDSLPSSQIPDIWYNVRKKVNDVRSQLPSGVQGPFFNDEFGDTFGNIYVLTGKDFDYAVMKEYADRLQLQLQRVKDVSKVNLVGLQDQKIWIELSNTKAVQLGVPVTAIQEAIQKQNDMAGAGFFETGTDRIQIRVSGHLHSVDDLKKMPLLVGNKTIQLGDVAEVYRGFSEPAQPRMRFMGENGIGIAVSMRKGGDIIALGKNLETEFNSLQKSLPLGMKLQKVSDQPVAVQRSIQEFLKVLAEAVIIVLLVSFFSLGFRTGLVVALSIPLVLAMTFAGMSLFDVGLHKISLGALILALGLLVDDAIIAVEMMAIKMEQGYSRLKAAGFAWQTTAFPMLTGTLITAAGFLPIATAQSGTGEYTRSIFQVVTIALIVSWIAAVLFVPYLGEKLLPDFTKQNQQAAWYLRLWARLRKQPAPVVEAHAGHHDPYQSKFYQSFRGVVEICITYRKTVIAVTVGIFVLSVAMFKFVPQQFFPASNRAEILVDLKLEEGASLVATEQAVHKVEQFLAKQKGIDNYVAYVGTGSPRFYLPLDQQLPQASFAQFVVLASSLDDRNEIRRSLEKQIKQLLPQVRTRVSLLENGPPVGYPLQYRVSGEDLATVRAEAQKVAKVVGEDLNTTNVHLDWGEPSKIIAIEIDQDRARQMGVSSVDLANFLNASVTGSVMNQYREKRELIEIRLRGDKTERAEVASLASLAVPTTKGTTVPLAQIAKIESRFEEGLIWHRNRLPTITVRADIRTNLQPATVVQQLADKMQTLRADLPNGYLLEVGGTVEESAKGQNSVNAGMPLFLAVVMTLLMIQLRSMSRATIVLLTAPLGLIGVVAFLLLFNKPFGFVAMLGTIALSGMIMRNSLILIDQIEQDIQAGYAPWDAVIGATMRRFRPIVLTALAAVLAMIPLSRSLFFGPMAVAIMGGLIVATLLTLFFLPALYAAWFKVKKATPLS, from the coding sequence ATGAAATTTAACCTTTCAGAATGGGCGCTGAAGAATAAGGGTATTGTTCTGTATTTTATGCTGTTACTCGGCATTGTCGGAATTATGTCTTATTCCAAGCTCTCTCAGAGTGAAGATCCTCCCTTTACGTTCAAAGTGATGGTGGTACAGACCTATTGGCCAGGTGCGACAGCCAAAGAGGTGTCGACACTTGTTACCGATCGTATTGAAAAAGAATTGATGACCACGGGGCAGTATGATCGCATCATGGCGTATTCACGCCCTGGTGAATCGTTGGTGACCTTTGTTGCGAAAGACAGTTTGCCATCGAGCCAGATTCCTGATATTTGGTATAACGTCCGTAAAAAGGTCAATGATGTACGTTCACAGCTACCGAGTGGCGTGCAAGGGCCATTTTTTAATGATGAATTTGGCGATACCTTCGGGAATATTTATGTCCTGACGGGTAAAGATTTTGACTATGCGGTAATGAAAGAATATGCCGATCGTTTGCAACTACAACTGCAACGGGTCAAAGATGTCAGCAAAGTCAATCTCGTTGGTCTGCAAGATCAGAAAATCTGGATTGAATTATCCAATACCAAAGCTGTTCAGCTCGGTGTACCCGTTACTGCAATTCAGGAAGCGATACAAAAGCAAAATGATATGGCAGGTGCAGGTTTCTTTGAAACAGGTACCGACCGTATTCAAATTCGTGTCAGTGGGCATTTACATAGTGTCGATGACCTGAAAAAAATGCCGTTGTTGGTCGGGAATAAAACCATTCAATTGGGTGATGTTGCTGAAGTCTATCGTGGTTTCAGTGAACCTGCTCAGCCACGTATGCGTTTCATGGGCGAGAACGGTATTGGGATTGCGGTGTCGATGCGCAAAGGTGGAGACATCATTGCACTGGGCAAAAACCTAGAAACCGAATTTAACAGTCTACAAAAAAGCTTACCTTTGGGCATGAAACTGCAAAAAGTTTCAGATCAGCCTGTAGCAGTACAACGCAGTATTCAAGAATTTTTAAAAGTACTGGCTGAAGCGGTGATTATCGTTTTATTGGTGAGTTTCTTCTCGCTCGGTTTCCGTACAGGGTTGGTCGTTGCATTGTCGATACCGTTGGTACTGGCGATGACGTTTGCAGGGATGAGCTTATTTGATGTAGGGCTACACAAGATTTCTTTGGGTGCATTAATTCTTGCACTGGGTTTGTTGGTCGATGATGCCATTATCGCCGTGGAAATGATGGCGATTAAAATGGAACAGGGTTACAGCCGACTGAAAGCCGCAGGCTTTGCATGGCAAACCACCGCGTTTCCAATGTTGACAGGAACATTGATTACCGCAGCAGGTTTCCTTCCAATTGCCACGGCACAATCTGGAACAGGTGAATATACTCGTTCTATTTTCCAAGTCGTGACGATTGCATTGATTGTGTCGTGGATTGCTGCGGTTTTATTCGTACCTTATTTGGGCGAAAAATTACTGCCTGATTTCACCAAGCAAAATCAACAAGCGGCGTGGTATTTACGCCTATGGGCAAGGTTACGTAAGCAACCAGCACCTGTCGTTGAGGCACATGCTGGGCATCATGATCCATATCAGTCAAAATTTTATCAATCTTTCCGTGGTGTCGTTGAAATCTGTATTACCTATCGTAAGACAGTGATTGCAGTGACCGTTGGCATATTTGTGTTGTCAGTGGCGATGTTTAAATTCGTTCCACAGCAGTTCTTCCCAGCATCAAACCGTGCGGAAATTTTGGTTGATTTAAAATTAGAAGAAGGCGCATCACTGGTTGCGACTGAACAGGCGGTGCATAAGGTTGAGCAATTCCTTGCGAAACAAAAAGGGATTGATAACTATGTAGCCTATGTCGGTACAGGGTCACCACGTTTCTATTTACCTTTGGATCAACAGCTTCCACAAGCCAGTTTTGCTCAATTTGTGGTATTGGCATCGTCTTTAGATGATCGTAATGAAATTCGCCGCTCTTTAGAGAAACAAATCAAGCAACTCTTGCCACAAGTACGTACCCGTGTGTCTTTACTTGAAAATGGCCCACCTGTGGGTTATCCATTGCAGTATCGTGTCTCAGGTGAAGATTTGGCAACGGTTCGGGCAGAGGCACAAAAAGTTGCTAAAGTTGTAGGTGAAGACCTGAATACCACCAATGTCCATTTGGATTGGGGTGAGCCAAGTAAAATTATTGCGATTGAAATTGACCAAGACCGTGCCCGTCAAATGGGTGTTTCTAGTGTTGATTTAGCCAATTTCTTGAATGCTTCGGTGACAGGCTCAGTGATGAATCAATATCGTGAAAAACGTGAGTTGATTGAGATTCGTCTACGTGGTGATAAAACTGAACGTGCAGAAGTAGCTTCTTTGGCAAGCTTAGCTGTGCCAACCACCAAAGGAACAACCGTACCTTTGGCACAGATTGCAAAAATTGAATCGCGCTTCGAAGAAGGCTTGATTTGGCATCGTAACCGCCTACCAACGATTACAGTTCGTGCCGATATTCGAACCAATTTACAGCCTGCAACCGTGGTTCAGCAGTTAGCAGATAAAATGCAAACTTTACGTGCGGATTTACCAAATGGCTATTTGCTTGAGGTGGGGGGGACGGTTGAAGAATCTGCGAAAGGTCAAAATTCAGTCAATGCAGGTATGCCATTGTTCTTGGCTGTGGTAATGACCTTGTTGATGATTCAATTGCGGAGTATGTCACGTGCAACGATTGTTCTGCTGACAGCACCACTTGGCTTAATCGGAGTGGTTGCATTCTTACTCTTGTTTAATAAACCGTTTGGTTTCGTGGCGATGCTTGGGACGATTGCATTGTCAGGGATGATTATGCGGAACTCGCTGATTTTGATTGATCAAATTGAACAAGATATTCAGGCAGGGTATGCGCCGTGGGATGCGGTGATTGGTGCAACCATGCGCCGTTTCCGCCCAATTGTATTGACGGCATTGGCTGCGGTACTGGCGATGATCCCGTTATCACGCAGTCTTTTCTTTGGTCCAATGGCAGTTGCGATTATGGGAGGCTTAATTGTTGCGACCTTATTGACCTTATTTTTCTTACCTGCATTGTATGCAGCATGGTTCAAAGTGAAGAAAGCAACACCGCTATCGTAA
- a CDS encoding efflux RND transporter periplasmic adaptor subunit, whose amino-acid sequence MNLLNHVIVGLLVLSSVTLTACQKEVPKTEEIPYVMVTQPNTNHIDQKSYAGDVQAKQQTALAFRVGGQITERYVDVGDRVKVGQVLAKLDVKDAQLQMNAAKAQLQSAEAAAKIAAEEYQRYQQLLPVNAVSRSQFDAVKNQYESAQAGLQQARSNYEVSSNQTGYNQLISNKNGVITQRQIEVGQVIAAAQPAYQLAIEGEREVVFGVPEQAVSSIKVGQPAWVTLWSQPDARFAAKVREVSPAADQSRTFTVKVSLLEGQSSIQLGQSARVIFVENENNVLSVPLSSVTANNQQAYVWVVNANQTLRKVPVTLGTYGRDSVPIVSGLKASDWVVVGGVHLLRDQQKIHPVDRDNREVTVKTGG is encoded by the coding sequence ATGAATCTGCTAAATCATGTAATTGTGGGGTTGCTCGTACTCAGCAGTGTCACTTTAACGGCATGTCAAAAAGAGGTTCCCAAGACAGAGGAAATTCCTTATGTCATGGTGACGCAGCCGAATACGAATCATATCGATCAAAAAAGTTATGCAGGCGATGTTCAAGCCAAGCAACAAACGGCATTGGCATTTCGTGTCGGGGGACAAATTACCGAACGTTATGTTGATGTGGGTGATCGGGTCAAAGTCGGACAGGTTTTGGCTAAATTAGATGTGAAAGACGCACAATTGCAAATGAACGCTGCCAAAGCACAATTGCAAAGTGCTGAAGCCGCAGCAAAAATTGCTGCTGAAGAATATCAGCGTTATCAACAGTTATTACCTGTCAATGCAGTGAGTCGCTCACAATTTGATGCGGTGAAAAATCAGTATGAATCTGCTCAAGCAGGGTTACAGCAAGCGCGTTCTAATTATGAAGTGTCTTCAAATCAAACGGGCTATAACCAGCTTATTTCGAATAAGAATGGAGTGATTACACAACGTCAAATAGAGGTTGGACAGGTCATCGCAGCAGCACAACCTGCCTATCAACTCGCCATTGAAGGCGAGCGAGAAGTCGTGTTTGGCGTACCTGAGCAAGCCGTTAGCAGCATTAAAGTGGGTCAACCTGCTTGGGTTACGTTGTGGTCTCAGCCTGATGCTCGTTTTGCAGCGAAAGTTCGTGAAGTGTCACCTGCCGCAGATCAATCGCGAACCTTCACAGTTAAAGTTTCATTATTGGAAGGGCAATCGAGCATCCAGTTGGGGCAAAGTGCGCGAGTAATTTTTGTCGAAAATGAAAATAATGTGTTGAGTGTGCCTTTATCCAGTGTCACTGCCAATAATCAACAAGCGTATGTTTGGGTGGTCAATGCCAATCAAACCTTACGTAAAGTCCCTGTGACGTTGGGCACTTATGGGCGTGATAGCGTACCGATCGTTTCAGGTTTGAAAGCTTCAGATTGGGTCGTGGTGGGTGGTGTGCATCTATTACGTGACCAGCAAAAAATCCATCCTGTAGATCGTGATAATCGCGAAGTCACCGTTAAAACGGGAGGTTAA
- a CDS encoding TetR/AcrR family transcriptional regulator, whose amino-acid sequence MQIHSGRPKDLEKRAKILQAAKSIFLKMGYHATNMNQIAKEAGVTKLTVYNHFQDKANLFICAIEESCEESIRAKQFELTAESDFRQALYLMCHRALNIIYLPEALKLDCLLFELAAEQSPLTQQFFDASHTRMCNVWCDFFEQAIAFKFIRADAPLKQTELIISLMLGIRHQQVLLGLAPVPTADEIDQIIQHAIEIFLLKYQPTI is encoded by the coding sequence GTGCAAATTCACAGTGGTCGTCCTAAAGATTTAGAAAAGAGAGCCAAAATTTTACAGGCTGCGAAATCTATTTTTTTAAAAATGGGCTACCACGCGACCAATATGAATCAGATTGCAAAAGAAGCAGGTGTCACCAAACTCACGGTGTATAACCACTTTCAAGACAAAGCCAATTTATTTATCTGCGCGATTGAAGAAAGCTGTGAAGAATCGATTCGAGCGAAACAATTTGAACTGACAGCTGAGTCCGATTTTAGGCAAGCATTGTATTTAATGTGTCATCGAGCCTTAAACATTATTTATTTGCCTGAGGCGCTTAAATTAGATTGTCTCTTGTTTGAACTTGCCGCTGAACAAAGTCCACTTACACAACAATTTTTTGATGCGTCACATACGCGAATGTGTAATGTTTGGTGTGATTTTTTTGAGCAGGCGATTGCGTTTAAATTCATTCGGGCAGACGCGCCACTCAAGCAAACAGAGCTGATCATCTCGCTGATGTTAGGTATCCGTCATCAACAAGTGTTACTGGGTCTAGCCCCAGTGCCCACGGCGGATGAAATCGATCAGATCATTCAACATGCCATCGAGATTTTTTTGCTTAAATATCAACCGACAATTTAG
- the ppc gene encoding phosphoenolpyruvate carboxylase, which translates to MIQQITAPLREDVRLLGNLLGETLKQHAGQDLFNQIEQIRTLAKGARDGQIEAEKQLEQLFLGLKDEEILPLTRAFSHFLNFANIAEQYHVVRNRRQAEFDEQAPNPNPLSHLFEKFKTEQINSKQLFEQICDLKIELVLTAHPTEVSRRTLIQKYDDITDCLSQLDQQKLTPRERQQTIATLKQLVSSAWQTDEIRQHRPTPVDEAKWGFATIEQTLWNAVPKFIRELNELTQQHCEQYLPLNIAPIRFASWMGGDRDGNPNVTHQVTQEVLWLSRWQAADLYLRDIENLRWELSIQSCSDELTQALGYEHPEPYREYLRETRERLKATRYCLGQRLQGLEADDSQIIRNKDELLQPLLLCYRSLIDSNLAEIANGQLLDFIYRVNCFGIELLKLDIRQESGRHRQAISAITEYLGLGNFESWTEQARQNFLIQELQSKRPLLPKYFNEPEGSLIQHPDVLEVFATMRTLAEQPTESLGAYIISMAEYPSDVLAVLLLQKEAGIQHPLRVVPLFETLKDLDGAAKTMNTLFNMHWYKQHIQGKHEVMIGYSDSAKDAGFMSANWAQYRAQEELTAVARQNGVQLTLFHGRGGSISRGGAPTQQALFSQPPGSISGAIRVTEQGEMIRFKFGLEGIALQNLEIYTAATLEATLLPPPEPKKQWRDLMNQMTDLSVQVYRQTVRENPNFVSYLRTVTPELELQMLPLGSRPAKRKVSGGIESLRAIPWVFAWTQIRLMLPAWLGTGTAINQVHGQHQNTLNEMLEQWPYFQTLIDMLEMVLSKSDADIALYYESHLTQDQDLKVLGIELRQRLQNAVDTLLRLKGESKLLSNNEVLDQSMQVRKPYLLPLHLLQAELMKRRRLYLAEHQTEHSPVDHALMVSIAGIAAGLRNTG; encoded by the coding sequence ATGATTCAGCAAATCACTGCTCCATTACGTGAAGATGTCCGCTTACTCGGCAATTTACTTGGAGAGACCTTAAAGCAACATGCTGGGCAAGATTTGTTTAATCAGATTGAACAAATTCGCACATTAGCCAAAGGTGCACGTGACGGCCAGATCGAGGCAGAAAAACAGCTCGAACAATTGTTTCTCGGTTTAAAAGATGAAGAGATTTTGCCACTGACTCGCGCATTCTCACATTTTCTCAATTTCGCCAACATTGCGGAACAATATCATGTAGTGCGTAATCGTCGTCAGGCTGAGTTTGACGAACAAGCCCCTAATCCAAATCCTTTGTCACATTTATTTGAAAAATTCAAAACTGAACAGATCAACTCAAAACAATTATTCGAACAAATCTGCGATTTAAAAATTGAATTGGTCCTCACAGCGCATCCAACCGAAGTCAGCCGTCGTACCTTGATTCAAAAATATGATGATATTACCGATTGCCTATCTCAACTGGATCAGCAAAAACTAACGCCTCGTGAACGCCAACAAACCATCGCCACCCTGAAACAATTGGTCAGTTCAGCTTGGCAGACAGACGAAATTCGCCAACATCGCCCGACCCCTGTCGATGAAGCAAAGTGGGGCTTTGCAACAATTGAACAAACTTTGTGGAATGCTGTACCCAAGTTTATTCGTGAGCTGAATGAACTCACCCAGCAGCATTGTGAACAGTATTTGCCACTCAATATTGCACCCATTCGCTTTGCCTCATGGATGGGCGGTGATCGTGATGGTAATCCCAATGTGACTCATCAAGTGACGCAAGAAGTATTATGGTTATCACGTTGGCAAGCTGCTGATTTATATCTACGTGATATTGAAAATCTACGCTGGGAATTATCAATTCAAAGCTGTTCAGATGAACTCACTCAAGCACTCGGTTATGAACATCCTGAACCCTATCGTGAATATTTACGCGAAACCCGTGAACGCTTGAAAGCAACACGTTATTGCTTGGGTCAACGCTTACAAGGCTTAGAAGCCGATGATAGCCAGATCATTCGAAATAAAGATGAATTATTACAGCCCTTATTACTCTGCTATCGCTCACTGATCGACAGTAACTTAGCTGAAATCGCCAATGGGCAATTACTCGATTTCATTTATCGTGTGAATTGTTTCGGGATTGAATTACTCAAACTCGACATTCGCCAAGAATCAGGGCGGCATCGTCAAGCCATTTCAGCGATTACCGAATATTTAGGTTTGGGTAACTTTGAATCGTGGACGGAGCAAGCCCGTCAGAACTTCCTCATTCAGGAACTACAAAGCAAACGTCCTTTACTCCCTAAATATTTCAATGAACCTGAAGGCAGTTTGATTCAACATCCTGATGTACTCGAAGTCTTTGCGACCATGCGCACTTTGGCTGAACAACCTACCGAGAGCTTGGGTGCTTATATTATTTCGATGGCAGAATATCCAAGTGACGTCTTAGCTGTCTTACTCTTACAAAAAGAAGCTGGTATCCAACATCCTCTTCGAGTGGTACCCTTATTTGAAACTTTAAAAGATCTTGATGGTGCAGCCAAAACCATGAATACCTTATTCAATATGCATTGGTACAAACAGCATATTCAAGGCAAACATGAGGTGATGATTGGCTATTCGGACTCTGCGAAAGATGCAGGCTTTATGTCGGCGAACTGGGCACAATATCGTGCGCAAGAAGAACTCACCGCTGTCGCTCGACAAAATGGGGTGCAATTGACTCTGTTTCATGGTCGTGGCGGTTCAATCAGTCGCGGCGGTGCGCCAACCCAACAAGCACTATTCTCTCAACCACCAGGTTCGATTTCAGGTGCAATCCGTGTCACTGAACAGGGTGAAATGATTCGCTTTAAATTTGGCTTAGAAGGCATCGCATTACAAAATTTGGAAATCTATACAGCAGCGACTTTAGAAGCAACGTTATTGCCACCGCCAGAGCCAAAGAAACAATGGCGTGATTTGATGAATCAAATGACTGATTTATCAGTACAGGTCTATCGCCAAACTGTGCGTGAAAATCCGAATTTTGTCAGTTATCTACGCACAGTCACGCCTGAGTTAGAATTACAAATGCTACCGCTTGGTTCACGCCCAGCCAAACGAAAAGTCAGTGGTGGCATAGAATCTCTTCGAGCGATTCCTTGGGTATTTGCATGGACACAAATCCGCTTAATGCTGCCCGCTTGGTTGGGTACAGGCACGGCGATCAATCAGGTACATGGACAACACCAAAACACCTTAAATGAAATGCTTGAACAGTGGCCGTATTTCCAAACTTTAATTGATATGCTGGAAATGGTTTTATCCAAATCTGATGCAGATATTGCGTTGTACTATGAATCTCATCTCACCCAAGATCAGGACTTAAAAGTTCTAGGGATTGAGCTACGCCAACGCTTGCAAAATGCCGTCGATACGCTGTTACGTCTCAAAGGTGAATCCAAACTTCTGAGTAATAATGAAGTATTGGATCAATCCATGCAGGTGCGTAAACCATATTTATTGCCTCTGCATTTATTACAAGCAGAGCTGATGAAACGCCGTCGTCTGTATTTAGCCGAGCATCAAACCGAGCATAGCCCTGTCGATCATGCCTTAATGGTAAGTATTGCAGGGATTGCCGCAGGTTTGCGCAATACCGGCTAA
- a CDS encoding solute carrier family 23 protein: MSNWFPKWQPYQGKIDHRPVATNEYLPPLQSAVLGVQHAFAMFGATVLAPLLMGFSPNLAILMSGICTIIFFLITGGRVPSYLGSSFAFIGVVAAATGHVTGSGANPNLAVALGGIVACGIFYALIGFAVMLTGTRWIEKLMPPVVTGAVVMIIGLNLAPVTIKGVAGQPFEMWMALITVLSMGIIAVFTKGLLQRLLLLVGLLMAYAIYAITTNLLGFGKPIDFSQIAAAPWFGIPTFSHPTFDLNAILIIAPVALILVAENLGHIKAVGSMTGEDLTPQLGKAFVADGLATTLSGSVGAPGMTTYGENIGVMAVTRVYSTIVFVIAGVFAIFLGLSPKFGAVISTIPTAVLTGASIVVFGLITIAGAKIWIENKVDFSNNKNLIVASVTIILGAGNFELLFGSFNLGGIGTATFAAIFLNLLFSLKDKN, translated from the coding sequence ATGTCAAATTGGTTTCCAAAATGGCAGCCGTATCAGGGAAAGATTGATCATCGCCCTGTTGCGACAAACGAATATTTACCGCCCTTACAAAGTGCGGTATTAGGGGTACAACACGCATTTGCAATGTTTGGTGCCACTGTACTTGCACCCCTCCTCATGGGTTTTAGCCCGAACCTTGCCATTTTAATGTCAGGGATTTGTACCATTATTTTCTTCTTGATCACGGGTGGACGTGTTCCAAGTTATTTAGGCTCAAGCTTTGCCTTTATCGGTGTTGTTGCAGCAGCGACAGGTCACGTTACAGGATCAGGTGCTAACCCAAACCTAGCCGTTGCGCTTGGGGGCATTGTTGCCTGTGGTATTTTTTATGCCTTGATCGGCTTTGCTGTGATGCTGACAGGAACACGCTGGATTGAGAAACTCATGCCACCTGTCGTCACAGGTGCTGTGGTGATGATTATTGGTCTCAACCTTGCACCCGTTACTATTAAAGGCGTTGCTGGACAGCCTTTTGAAATGTGGATGGCACTCATCACTGTTTTAAGTATGGGCATCATCGCCGTATTTACCAAAGGTCTATTACAGCGCTTGTTATTGTTGGTCGGTCTATTGATGGCATATGCAATTTATGCGATCACCACCAATCTTTTAGGTTTTGGTAAACCAATTGATTTCTCCCAAATCGCAGCAGCACCATGGTTTGGTATCCCAACTTTTTCACACCCAACTTTTGATTTAAATGCAATTTTAATTATTGCTCCCGTTGCATTGATTTTAGTCGCTGAAAATCTAGGTCACATCAAAGCAGTCGGTTCAATGACAGGCGAAGATCTTACACCTCAACTGGGTAAAGCTTTTGTTGCGGATGGTTTGGCCACAACGTTATCGGGTAGTGTTGGCGCACCAGGGATGACCACCTATGGTGAAAATATTGGTGTGATGGCAGTGACCCGTGTTTATTCTACGATTGTGTTTGTAATCGCTGGCGTATTTGCAATTTTCTTGGGGCTGTCTCCTAAATTTGGCGCAGTGATTAGTACTATCCCGACAGCAGTCCTCACGGGTGCTTCGATCGTAGTATTTGGTTTAATCACTATTGCAGGTGCTAAAATTTGGATCGAAAATAAAGTCGATTTTTCTAATAATAAAAACCTTATTGTTGCATCTGTCACCATTATTTTAGGTGCAGGTAACTTTGAATTACTGTTTGGTAGCTTTAATTTAGGGGGAATTGGAACCGCAACTTTTGCGGCAATTTTCTTAAACTTGTTATTCAGTTTAAAAGACAAAAACTAA
- a CDS encoding DUF4259 domain-containing protein: protein MGTWSHEPFGNDMANDWADELEDATDFSVIEATLQTALDEGQEYLDADVAMEALAAIEVLAKSLGHGTQTDVYTEKVDEWLESVSLKPSADLLLQAQQVLVLVLSDQSELKDLWQEADDYEIWLASIQQLKDALH from the coding sequence ATGGGAACTTGGTCACATGAACCATTTGGGAATGACATGGCAAATGATTGGGCTGACGAATTAGAAGATGCGACTGATTTTTCAGTCATTGAAGCTACTTTACAGACGGCATTGGATGAAGGACAAGAATATCTTGATGCAGATGTTGCGATGGAAGCTCTAGCTGCGATAGAAGTGCTTGCCAAGAGTCTGGGTCATGGTACTCAAACAGATGTTTATACTGAGAAAGTAGATGAGTGGCTTGAGTCAGTTTCACTGAAACCAAGCGCAGATTTATTACTACAAGCTCAGCAAGTACTTGTTTTGGTTTTGTCAGATCAGTCTGAATTAAAAGATTTATGGCAGGAAGCGGATGATTATGAGATTTGGTTAGCCAGTATCCAACAGCTCAAAGATGCGCTTCATTAA